In Streptomyces nojiriensis, one genomic interval encodes:
- a CDS encoding DUF305 domain-containing protein, which produces MISKRSLLRRSAAATVAASAALVLAACGNGNDASAGHNGHTATSPSASAPLSQGQHNAADVAFAKGMIPHHRQAIEMAGLAHSRAQSAEVKKLAEDTKKAQDPEIKTLSGWLTSWGEQAPAEGEMDHSVHGMAGMMSPQEMEKLTKNSSGAAFDTAFMELMIKHHEGAVEMAKTEKAQGVCPDAKTMADAIVTSQSAENEQMNKLLGRS; this is translated from the coding sequence ATGATCAGCAAGCGTTCCCTCCTGCGCCGCAGCGCCGCTGCGACCGTCGCCGCGTCAGCCGCCCTCGTGCTGGCCGCCTGTGGCAACGGCAACGACGCCTCGGCCGGCCACAACGGCCACACCGCCACCTCGCCGTCCGCCTCCGCACCGCTCTCGCAGGGGCAGCACAACGCCGCCGACGTGGCGTTCGCGAAGGGCATGATCCCCCACCACCGCCAGGCCATCGAGATGGCCGGCCTGGCGCACTCGCGCGCGCAGTCGGCCGAGGTGAAGAAGCTCGCCGAGGACACCAAGAAGGCCCAGGACCCGGAGATCAAGACCCTGTCGGGGTGGCTGACCTCCTGGGGCGAGCAGGCGCCCGCCGAGGGCGAGATGGACCATTCCGTCCACGGCATGGCCGGGATGATGAGCCCGCAGGAGATGGAGAAGCTGACGAAGAACTCCTCGGGCGCAGCGTTCGACACCGCCTTCATGGAGCTGATGATCAAGCACCACGAAGGCGCGGTGGAGATGGCGAAGACGGAGAAGGCCCAAGGCGTCTGCCCCGACGCCAAGACCATGGCGGACGCGATCGTCACCTCCCAGTCCGCGGAGAACGAGCAGATGAACAAGCTCCTCGGCAGGAGCTGA
- a CDS encoding TetR/AcrR family transcriptional regulator, translated as MSPRGVAIPDLRERLFVAAERVVARDGAAALTSRAVTAEAECAKGVLHTHFAGLDEFVAELVLDRFARSARQAEALQARVGRSTVAENLQEVVLALLDSLPPAVVGLAMTRPAAASHTREGFRSGAPAFDAIQHAVTAYLQAEQHAGRIPAGSDTAAIALALVGTTHHLLMTRSPGQTADTGATTQRLLAVLLGC; from the coding sequence GTGTCACCTCGTGGAGTGGCGATTCCGGATTTGCGCGAGCGGTTGTTCGTGGCCGCGGAACGAGTGGTGGCCCGCGACGGCGCCGCGGCCCTGACCAGCCGCGCGGTCACCGCGGAGGCGGAGTGCGCCAAGGGCGTCCTGCACACGCACTTCGCCGGCCTGGACGAGTTCGTCGCCGAGCTGGTCCTGGACCGCTTCGCGCGCAGCGCCCGCCAGGCCGAGGCCCTGCAGGCCCGAGTGGGGCGGTCCACGGTCGCGGAGAACCTCCAGGAGGTCGTCCTGGCCCTGCTGGACTCCCTGCCGCCTGCGGTGGTGGGTCTGGCGATGACCCGCCCCGCGGCCGCGTCGCACACCCGGGAGGGCTTCCGGTCCGGCGCGCCGGCGTTCGATGCGATCCAGCACGCCGTCACCGCCTACCTCCAGGCGGAACAGCACGCCGGCCGGATCCCGGCAGGCAGCGACACCGCCGCCATCGCGCTCGCCCTCGTCGGCACGACCCACCACCTGCTGATGACCCGCAGCCCCGGACAGACCGCCGACACCGGGGCGACCACGCAGCGGCTGCTGGCCGTACTCCTCGGCTGCTGA
- a CDS encoding class I SAM-dependent methyltransferase encodes MADFANTAQAEAWNGYEGAQWARSQERWDAVNDGFNQPLLDAAAVLDSDTVLDVGCGAGRTTRLAARRAAHGRALGLDLSGPMLGKARESAVREGVENVAFVQGDAQVHPLDSEAFDAVISRYGMTFFTDPVAAFANLHRALRSGGRLAFICAAEAEANEWLAALASLRDILPLGGFGKTGGPGMFSLADPGRIRELVTAGGFSGVEVQRVEAVGKWGADAADAAAFLLDSGSGRHLLSQVAPQQQAQARQALTAALGSYEADGAVWLRSSSWLVTAERGEAAPR; translated from the coding sequence ATGGCTGATTTCGCCAACACCGCGCAGGCCGAGGCGTGGAACGGATACGAGGGCGCGCAGTGGGCCCGCAGCCAGGAGCGCTGGGACGCCGTCAACGACGGCTTCAACCAGCCCCTGCTGGACGCTGCGGCCGTCCTCGACTCCGACACCGTCCTGGACGTCGGCTGCGGAGCCGGCCGCACCACCCGCCTCGCCGCCCGGCGCGCCGCACACGGCCGGGCGCTCGGCCTGGACCTGTCGGGGCCGATGCTGGGCAAGGCCCGGGAGAGCGCCGTGCGGGAGGGGGTGGAGAACGTCGCCTTCGTGCAGGGCGACGCCCAGGTCCACCCCCTGGACTCCGAGGCGTTCGATGCGGTCATCAGCCGGTACGGCATGACCTTCTTCACCGACCCGGTCGCCGCGTTCGCCAACCTGCACCGCGCGCTGCGCTCCGGCGGACGGCTGGCCTTCATCTGCGCGGCCGAGGCCGAGGCCAACGAGTGGCTCGCCGCGCTGGCCTCGCTGAGAGACATCCTGCCGCTCGGCGGCTTCGGGAAGACCGGCGGTCCGGGCATGTTCTCGCTCGCCGATCCCGGCCGCATCCGCGAACTGGTCACCGCGGGCGGCTTCAGCGGGGTGGAGGTGCAGCGGGTCGAGGCGGTGGGGAAGTGGGGCGCCGACGCTGCGGACGCCGCGGCGTTCCTGCTGGACTCCGGCTCCGGCCGCCATCTACTCAGCCAGGTCGCCCCGCAGCAGCAGGCCCAGGCGCGCCAAGCGCTGACCGCCGCCCTGGGCAGTTACGAGGCGGACGGGGCGGTGTGGCTGCGCAGCAGCTCATGGCTGGTCACCGCCGAACGCGGCGAGGCCGCACCGCGCTGA
- a CDS encoding metal-sensitive transcriptional regulator has protein sequence MQRLVEEDTYCIDVLAQVSATTKALQSFTLTMMDDHLQSCVADAIAQSGDTAQEKIAEASQAIARMVRS, from the coding sequence CTGCAGCGGCTGGTCGAGGAGGACACCTACTGCATCGACGTCCTCGCCCAGGTCAGCGCAACCACCAAGGCGCTGCAGTCCTTCACCCTGACGATGATGGACGACCACCTCCAGTCCTGCGTGGCCGACGCCATCGCCCAGAGCGGCGACACGGCCCAGGAGAAGATCGCCGAAGCGTCGCAGGCGATCGCCCGCATGGTCCGCTCCTGA